ACTACTACAGCCACAAGCAGCAACGAACCTGTGACCAGCACTTGACTTAACTGAGTCATGCGTGCTTGCAGTGGCGTTGGCTCAGCTTCCACTGACTGAATTAGGGTGGCGATGCGTCCTAGCTCTGTTTGCATTCCAATGCGGGTAACGACCATGGTTCCCCGTCCATGTACAACTTCAGTGCCCTGAAACAGAAGGTTAACCCGATCGCCCAAGGGTGTATCTTCAGCCAGGTTGACATCAACTTGCTTGTTCACCGCATGAGCTTCGCCCGTTAGGGCTGCTTCTCGCACTTGCAGATTTGCCGCTTCTAGCACTCGACCATCGGCTGGAACTTGTATCCCCGCTTCTATTTGCACAATATCTCCAGGCACTAGTTCCTTAGCGGCAATTTCTAGCAGCTTGCCATCTCGAACAACTCGAACCCTAGGGGAGGATAGTTTCTTGAGGGCAGCTAGAGCTTTTTCGGCGCGACTTTCCTGAACATATCCAAGAATGCCATTGAGAAGTACGATTAGGGCAATAGCGATCGTGTCCTTAAAGGGGACTTCACCTGAGAGCTTGCCTTGCCACAGAGCTAGTAAATCTAAAATGCCGGAAATAACCGCTACCCCAATCAGCATCAACAACATAACGTTACTAAACTGATCGAGCAGAATTTCCCAAGCATTCCGACCGCCGGATTCCTCCAGCTCATTAGCACCATAGTAACGTTGACGATTTAAGACCTCAGGAGTGCTCAGACCTAACTGTCGATCGCTCTGCAACAGCAAAAGCACTTTACTAGCAGTCAGAGTATGCCACGCCGTTGCCTGATCAGGAAGAAGAGATACAGTCATGGGGTAATGTAGACATGGATAAGATGTTGATGAAGTAACCAATTGCAACTACTGCGAGCATCCAGAGGCACAGAACCTTTCTAGATAACACCGCCATGTCTTTCAATTCTGAACAGACACGCTTAGTTTACAGTAACTGCCACTACTCCCTAACCACTAATCATAAGGCTTAACGATGCGCTTATACAGCCTTGACATGTAGGGCCAAGTATATGTAAGGATTGGTTTTTTCGTGGGTTATAGTTTTCTAGCTGGTGTCAGCTTAAGGGTTCAGTGTAGGCAACCATAGAAGCAGCAACTTACGGTACCAATTCAGTTGTGACTCTACCACCGCTAACAACGGCGATTTGTTCGTCTAGCTTACCTGAAGCCCTAGGCCCGCTCACTTTCAGCGGAGGATTAGTTTGGACGTACACTACATTGCCCTCAGCTTCCACGAATTTCGTGGGTAATGTCCATGTCAACAGCTCAGCCGTGAGTTGTCCTCCTAGGCGATCGCTACTACCTTGAACATTGCCTACCAATGTCACCACTTGAGTAGCTAAGTTGAGTTGTCCCTGTGATGCCCTTAGAGTAATCTGTTCGGTGCTGTGTTTAACCACAACAGGCTGATCTGAGGCTACCGTTTGTTGACGTACATTCCACGTCATCACATTACTCCGAACCGTTAGGGGCGGCGATGCTAGGGCAAAGTTAGCATTTTTTGTTACCTGCACAATTTGAGTGCCCAAATTGACCGTTGCTTGATCCCCACTAGCCCGATCAATTTGATCTTCCTTGATAACTCGCTCTAGTTGCACTGGGCGATCGGTCTTTAACAGGCGAGGGGCAATTAACCACTCAACACGGTCTGCTTTCATCCGCAGCACAGGATTTTTTGCATTCGCAGTCACTCCACCCAAAAACTCCATCCGACGGGCACGACTGTAAGCACGAGCCTCGTTAGCGGTAGCTGTAATCTGAGGATGGGTTGCTGTCAGGCTGTTACGCACAATCAACACATCATCCTGGGGTCGCCATTCCAGTTCTCGCCCCTTCAGAATGGTACCGTCTTGGGTGTCAGTTGCCGTAATTTGTCCAGTGAGGAAAATCTTTTTACCGTCTTGCTGCACCTCACCTTCGGTTGCCTTGATTTCAAAGACTTTCTTGCCGTCTTGGTAAAGTTCGCCAGTGGGGTTTTTGATTTTAGCTACC
The Cyanobacteriota bacterium genome window above contains:
- a CDS encoding HAD-IC family P-type ATPase, whose product is MTVSLLPDQATAWHTLTASKVLLLLQSDRQLGLSTPEVLNRQRYYGANELEESGGRNAWEILLDQFSNVMLLMLIGVAVISGILDLLALWQGKLSGEVPFKDTIAIALIVLLNGILGYVQESRAEKALAALKKLSSPRVRVVRDGKLLEIAAKELVPGDIVQIEAGIQVPADGRVLEAANLQVREAALTGEAHAVNKQVDVNLAEDTPLGDRVNLLFQGTEVVHGRGTMVVTRIGMQTELGRIATLIQSVEAEPTPLQARMTQLSQVLVTGSLLLVAVVV
- the lptC gene encoding LPS export ABC transporter periplasmic protein LptC: MTASIKSLRKPSWRSVAAIVVLVAVLGNVIACNRRDRAVDQFVEDAESVEGTDGSLTFQDVTLEQVDEKGQLVWKVRAQQARYSQDQKVAKIKNPTGELYQDGKKVFEIKATEGEVQQDGKKIFLTGQITATDTQDGTILKGRELEWRPQDDVLIVRNSLTATHPQITATANEARAYSRARRMEFLGGVTANAKNPVLRMKADRVEWLIAPRLLKTDRPVQLERVIKEDQIDRASGDQATVNLGTQIVQVTKNANFALASPPLTVRSNVMTWNVRQQTVASDQPVVVKHSTEQITLRASQGQLNLATQVVTLVGNVQGSSDRLGGQLTAELLTWTLPTKFVEAEGNVVYVQTNPPLKVSGPRASGKLDEQIAVVSGGRVTTELVP